One Rhodococcus sp. P1Y DNA window includes the following coding sequences:
- a CDS encoding lipid-transfer protein, which translates to MTGLSGRAAIVGIGATDFSKDSGRSELRLAAEAVTSALDDAGLTPADVDGLTSFTMDTNTETAVARAVGIPNLKFFSRIHYGGGAACATIQQAAMAVATGVADVVVAYRAFNERSGARFGQVASHLAAAPTSSGIDAGWSYPHGLGTPASFVAMVARRYMHVYGATSEDFGKVAVADRKHAANNPAAFFYGKPITLEDHQNSRWIAEPLHLLDCCQESDGGIAIVVTSAERAKDLPNPAAVITAAAQGSGPDQYIMTSYYRDAMTGLPEMGLVGDQLWAQSGLTPSDMQMAVLYDHFTPFVLMQLEELGFCGRGEARDFIADGAIELGGRLPLNTHGGQLGEAYIHGMNGIAEGVRQIRKTSVNQVPDVDNVLVTAGTGVPTSGLILSRS; encoded by the coding sequence GTGACCGGGCTGTCGGGACGCGCCGCGATCGTCGGGATCGGTGCGACCGACTTCTCCAAGGACTCGGGCCGGAGTGAATTGCGCCTGGCCGCAGAAGCTGTGACATCTGCGTTGGACGATGCCGGTCTCACGCCCGCGGACGTCGACGGACTGACGTCGTTCACGATGGACACCAACACCGAGACCGCAGTCGCTCGTGCCGTTGGTATCCCGAACCTGAAGTTCTTCAGTCGAATTCACTACGGCGGCGGTGCGGCGTGCGCGACGATTCAGCAGGCGGCGATGGCCGTCGCGACGGGTGTCGCCGATGTCGTCGTCGCATACCGCGCGTTCAACGAACGCTCGGGAGCACGTTTCGGGCAGGTCGCCTCGCACCTCGCCGCCGCCCCGACCTCGTCGGGAATCGACGCGGGCTGGTCGTACCCGCATGGACTGGGAACCCCCGCGTCCTTCGTTGCGATGGTCGCGCGTCGGTACATGCACGTGTACGGCGCTACGAGTGAGGATTTCGGGAAAGTTGCCGTCGCCGACCGAAAGCACGCTGCGAACAATCCGGCCGCGTTCTTCTACGGCAAGCCGATCACCCTGGAGGACCATCAGAATTCGCGGTGGATCGCCGAACCGCTGCACCTTCTCGATTGCTGCCAGGAGTCCGACGGCGGAATCGCAATTGTTGTGACCAGCGCCGAACGTGCGAAAGACCTTCCGAACCCGGCTGCGGTGATCACCGCCGCAGCACAGGGGAGCGGACCGGATCAATACATCATGACCAGCTACTACCGCGACGCCATGACCGGCTTGCCCGAGATGGGTCTCGTCGGCGACCAACTGTGGGCGCAGTCCGGACTGACACCGTCGGATATGCAAATGGCTGTGCTGTACGACCACTTCACCCCGTTCGTCTTGATGCAACTCGAGGAGTTGGGGTTCTGCGGGCGCGGCGAGGCGAGGGATTTCATCGCGGACGGGGCCATCGAACTGGGCGGCAGACTGCCCCTCAACACCCACGGCGGCCAACTGGGCGAGGCCTACATCCACGGAATGAACGGAATTGCCGAGGGCGTCAGGCAGATTCGGAAAACCTCGGTGAATCAGGTGCCGGACGTGGACAACGTGCTGGTGACGGCGGGGACAGGTGTTCCTACGTCGGGTCTGATTCTGTCGAGGAGTTGA
- a CDS encoding WhiB family transcriptional regulator: MVRGVPSRPVELPVPNADVWDWQLDGLCRGYDSSVFYHPEGERGRARATRERRAKDICARCPVLEQCRSHALSANEPYGVWGGMSAHDRADYYRGTARLA, translated from the coding sequence ATGGTGAGAGGTGTGCCGTCGAGACCGGTCGAGCTGCCGGTGCCGAACGCCGACGTCTGGGATTGGCAGCTCGACGGCCTGTGCCGCGGCTACGACTCCTCGGTCTTCTACCACCCGGAGGGTGAACGAGGACGCGCTCGCGCTACGCGTGAACGGCGCGCGAAAGACATCTGTGCGAGGTGCCCGGTGCTCGAACAGTGCCGATCCCATGCGCTGTCCGCCAACGAGCCCTACGGCGTGTGGGGCGGAATGTCGGCCCACGACCGGGCCGACTACTACCGCGGGACCGCCCGACTGGCCTAA
- a CDS encoding MaoC family dehydratase, which translates to MARVGDVLPELQITADPTFVVSTALATRDFQDVHHDRDKAIERGSKDIFVNILTDTGLVQRFVTDWAGPSAQLRSIALKLGVPWYAYDTLTLTGTVSSVEDGEVTVDVLGRDSLGDHITATVRVS; encoded by the coding sequence ATCGCACGCGTGGGTGATGTACTGCCGGAACTGCAGATCACAGCGGACCCGACGTTCGTGGTGTCGACGGCGTTGGCCACCAGGGACTTTCAGGATGTCCATCACGACCGAGACAAGGCGATCGAACGGGGGTCGAAGGACATCTTCGTCAACATCCTCACCGACACCGGACTCGTGCAACGGTTCGTCACCGACTGGGCCGGGCCGTCGGCCCAGCTACGCTCGATCGCTCTGAAACTCGGTGTCCCGTGGTACGCCTACGACACGCTGACGTTGACCGGGACCGTGTCCTCGGTCGAGGACGGGGAAGTTACCGTCGACGTCCTCGGTCGAGACTCGTTGGGTGATCACATCACCGCGACCGTGAGGGTGTCGTGA
- a CDS encoding gluconokinase — protein sequence MGVSGSGKSTVAGILAGALKWDLQEGDDLHPEANVEKMASGQPLTDADRWPWLGTIAEWIRAHTSVGEPGIVTCSALKRSYRDVLAEGSEGRVVFVHLAGTKDRISGRLNARMNHFMPSGLLDTQLSTLEPIEPDEAAIVVDVGPPPAEIAARIIEELERKNAV from the coding sequence ATGGGCGTCTCGGGATCCGGAAAGTCAACTGTGGCAGGAATTCTCGCCGGTGCGCTCAAATGGGATCTCCAGGAGGGCGACGACCTGCATCCCGAGGCGAACGTGGAGAAGATGGCGTCCGGTCAGCCGTTGACCGACGCTGATCGATGGCCTTGGCTCGGGACGATCGCTGAATGGATTCGTGCGCACACGAGTGTGGGTGAACCCGGAATCGTGACGTGCTCCGCGCTCAAGCGCAGTTACCGAGACGTCCTCGCGGAAGGCTCCGAGGGGCGCGTCGTCTTCGTTCACCTCGCCGGAACGAAGGATCGGATCAGCGGACGGCTCAATGCGCGGATGAACCACTTCATGCCGAGCGGGCTGTTGGACACCCAGCTCTCGACGTTGGAGCCGATCGAACCGGACGAGGCCGCCATTGTTGTCGATGTGGGGCCTCCACCTGCGGAAATCGCTGCTCGAATCATCGAGGAACTCGAGCGCAAGAACGCGGTATGA
- a CDS encoding DUF427 domain-containing protein — MSKVTPQVPGPGQESVWDYPRPPLLEQSNRLITVRFQGVLVAETRDAWRVLETSHPPTWYVPRDDVAPGALTASGVRSTHCEWKGAATYWDVHGDDRVSEGAAWSYETPTSDFLSITGHLAFSPSRLECEVDGERVTPQEGGFYEGWITSDVVGPFKGIPGSWGW, encoded by the coding sequence ATGAGCAAGGTGACACCACAGGTTCCAGGACCGGGGCAGGAATCGGTGTGGGACTACCCGAGGCCTCCGCTTCTCGAACAGTCGAATCGGTTGATCACGGTCAGGTTCCAAGGAGTTCTCGTAGCGGAGACCAGAGATGCATGGCGTGTACTCGAGACGAGCCATCCGCCGACCTGGTACGTACCGCGTGACGACGTTGCACCGGGTGCGTTGACAGCGTCCGGCGTGCGGTCGACGCACTGCGAGTGGAAAGGCGCCGCAACCTACTGGGACGTGCACGGCGACGACCGAGTCAGCGAAGGGGCTGCATGGAGCTACGAGACTCCAACCAGTGACTTTCTTTCCATCACAGGGCATCTCGCGTTCTCGCCGAGTCGTCTCGAGTGCGAAGTGGACGGAGAGCGCGTCACGCCGCAGGAGGGCGGTTTCTACGAAGGCTGGATTACCAGTGATGTCGTCGGCCCGTTCAAGGGGATACCCGGCAGCTGGGGTTGGTGA
- a CDS encoding FadR/GntR family transcriptional regulator, with product MVAEARAEFLQLHDSVLDKLGRDIVDGTVPVGTRISADDVAVRFEVSRTVVREVVRVLESLGLLTVRRRVGITVLDSSHWNSLDPLVIRWQLAGPNRSAQLLILSELRSGIEPLAARLAATRATPEHCGQLTAAVIGMSATSRAANSDAYLGHDSDFHRTLLAASGNPMLRSMSEIVVEVLAGRTRHALMPHQADPEAIRLHGVVASSIQAGDAAAAEKAMLEIVTESASAMINSSTESDPT from the coding sequence GTGGTGGCCGAAGCACGCGCAGAGTTCCTGCAATTACACGATTCCGTACTCGACAAACTGGGACGGGACATCGTGGACGGAACTGTGCCGGTCGGCACGCGCATCTCGGCCGACGACGTCGCCGTCCGGTTCGAGGTTTCCCGGACAGTGGTTCGTGAAGTCGTCCGCGTTCTCGAGTCGCTCGGACTGCTCACCGTTCGCCGCAGGGTGGGAATAACGGTGCTCGACTCGTCACACTGGAACTCGCTCGACCCACTGGTGATCCGATGGCAGCTCGCCGGACCCAATCGGTCTGCGCAACTTCTCATTCTCAGTGAACTGCGCTCGGGTATAGAGCCTTTGGCTGCGCGGCTCGCAGCGACCCGCGCTACCCCCGAGCATTGTGGTCAGCTCACAGCGGCCGTGATCGGCATGTCGGCCACCTCCCGTGCCGCGAACTCCGACGCCTACCTCGGGCACGACTCGGACTTCCATCGGACGTTGCTTGCCGCGTCGGGTAATCCCATGCTGCGCTCGATGTCCGAGATCGTCGTCGAGGTGTTGGCCGGCCGCACCAGGCACGCACTGATGCCGCATCAGGCCGATCCGGAGGCCATCCGGTTGCACGGCGTCGTCGCCTCCTCGATTCAAGCAGGCGATGCCGCCGCCGCCGAGAAGGCCATGCTCGAGATCGTCACCGAATCTGCGTCGGCGATGATCAACTCCTCGACAGAATCAGACCCGACGTAG
- a CDS encoding alpha/beta hydrolase, whose product MNNREDVQFTSGGVTCRAWFYEGTPGAPVVVLGHGLGGVRTMRLDAFAERFAAEGYSCLVFDYRHFGDSDGEPRQLLDIDRQLQDWAAAIAYARTRGSGRVVLWGTSFGGGHVIVAAARDGDIAAVVSQCPFTDGLASALATNPLVAAKVTLRALGDRVRGTIGRTPRMIPLAGPPGSTALMSTPDALDGYLALLPEAGTFRNEVFARVGLDIPLRRPGRHASKVACPILFSVCETDSVAPAKATLRHAARAPRGEVRLYPEGHFAIYVGEAFERVVADQIEFLLRCAPVRN is encoded by the coding sequence ATGAACAACAGAGAAGATGTGCAGTTCACGTCCGGCGGAGTGACGTGCCGGGCGTGGTTCTACGAGGGAACACCCGGCGCGCCCGTGGTGGTGCTCGGGCACGGGCTCGGGGGCGTCAGAACCATGCGACTCGATGCTTTCGCCGAGCGCTTCGCGGCCGAAGGATATTCGTGCCTGGTGTTCGACTACCGTCATTTCGGCGACAGTGACGGCGAGCCGCGCCAGCTTCTCGACATAGACCGTCAGCTCCAGGACTGGGCCGCGGCGATCGCGTACGCGCGTACACGAGGAAGCGGTCGCGTGGTGCTGTGGGGGACGTCGTTCGGCGGCGGGCACGTCATCGTGGCGGCAGCACGAGACGGTGACATCGCTGCTGTCGTGTCGCAGTGTCCGTTCACCGACGGACTCGCATCCGCGCTGGCCACGAACCCGCTCGTGGCGGCAAAAGTCACCCTCCGTGCTCTCGGCGATCGGGTTCGCGGGACGATCGGCCGAACGCCGAGGATGATCCCGCTGGCAGGTCCTCCCGGCTCCACGGCACTGATGTCGACACCCGATGCACTCGACGGCTACCTCGCGCTGCTGCCGGAGGCCGGCACCTTTCGAAACGAAGTGTTTGCCCGCGTCGGCCTCGACATCCCTCTCCGTCGTCCGGGACGGCACGCGTCGAAGGTGGCGTGTCCGATCCTGTTCTCGGTGTGCGAAACCGACTCGGTCGCGCCCGCCAAAGCCACATTGCGCCATGCAGCACGGGCGCCCAGGGGAGAAGTGCGGCTCTACCCGGAAGGCCATTTCGCAATTTACGTCGGCGAAGCCTTCGAGCGGGTCGTGGCCGATCAAATCGAGTTCCTCCTGCGCTGCGCACCTGTTCGGAACTAG
- a CDS encoding GntP family permease, whose protein sequence is MLTTLAQAAEDATASDAQLITAAVVGVAVIIALITWLKLHPFLALSIGAVGVGIAAELGAADSVAAFVQGFGSTMGSVGILIGFGAMFGKLLADSGGADRVVDTLVGRSSPAMLPWTMALVGAVIGLPMFFEIGLVLLMPVIILVARRSGQSLIRIAIPTLAGLSAMHGLVPPHPGPLVAVSALNANLGLTLGLGVIVAIPTVVVAGPLFGKLAAKWVDVPVPALFETSDEDEGSRRRPTFAATLAAILLPVVLMLGKAAADVVAADSNSPLKNLLDFLGTPVVALGLAVLAGIGLLGRGGGMDRPTVAKSLESSLPPIAGILLIVGAGGGFKQVLIDTGIADVIADAISASSLPVLFLAWLVAVLIRVATGSATVATVTASGILAPVAAELSSTHVSLMVLAIGSGSLFLSHVNDAGFWLVKEYLGTSVVQNLKTWSVMECVISVTGLAGVLALSAVI, encoded by the coding sequence ATGCTGACGACGCTTGCTCAAGCTGCCGAGGACGCAACGGCGTCGGATGCGCAGCTCATCACCGCGGCCGTGGTCGGCGTCGCGGTCATCATCGCTTTGATCACTTGGCTGAAACTGCACCCGTTCCTCGCGCTCTCGATCGGTGCGGTCGGAGTGGGTATCGCCGCCGAGCTGGGGGCAGCCGATTCGGTGGCTGCCTTCGTGCAGGGCTTTGGCTCGACGATGGGCAGCGTCGGCATCCTCATCGGCTTCGGCGCGATGTTCGGCAAACTTCTGGCCGACTCCGGCGGCGCGGACCGTGTCGTCGACACGCTGGTCGGACGATCCTCGCCGGCGATGCTGCCGTGGACGATGGCTCTCGTGGGCGCCGTGATCGGCCTGCCGATGTTCTTCGAGATCGGCCTCGTATTGCTGATGCCGGTGATCATCCTCGTCGCCCGCAGATCGGGTCAGTCGTTGATCAGGATCGCAATCCCGACGCTCGCCGGACTGTCTGCCATGCACGGACTCGTACCACCGCATCCGGGCCCGCTGGTTGCGGTGTCCGCGCTGAACGCGAACCTCGGCCTCACTCTCGGCCTGGGTGTCATCGTCGCAATTCCGACCGTCGTCGTTGCCGGCCCGCTGTTCGGCAAGCTGGCCGCGAAATGGGTCGACGTTCCTGTTCCCGCGTTGTTCGAGACCTCCGACGAGGACGAAGGATCTCGCCGACGGCCGACGTTCGCAGCGACTCTGGCGGCCATCTTGCTCCCGGTCGTTCTGATGCTGGGCAAAGCGGCCGCGGATGTTGTTGCTGCCGACTCGAACTCGCCTCTCAAGAATCTTCTCGACTTTCTCGGCACACCTGTCGTCGCGTTGGGGTTGGCCGTCCTCGCCGGTATCGGACTGCTCGGCCGCGGTGGCGGCATGGACCGTCCCACGGTTGCGAAATCCCTCGAGAGTTCGTTGCCTCCCATCGCCGGAATCCTTCTGATCGTCGGCGCGGGTGGCGGTTTCAAGCAGGTCCTCATCGACACCGGAATCGCCGATGTGATCGCCGACGCCATCTCGGCAAGCAGTCTGCCGGTTCTGTTCTTGGCGTGGCTGGTGGCGGTGTTGATTCGCGTCGCGACAGGATCGGCGACGGTTGCAACGGTCACGGCGTCGGGAATTCTGGCTCCTGTTGCCGCAGAACTGTCTTCGACGCACGTGTCGCTGATGGTTCTGGCGATCGGCTCGGGATCGTTGTTCTTGTCGCACGTCAACGACGCAGGCTTCTGGTTGGTGAAGGAGTACCTGGGAACCTCCGTAGTGCAGAATTTGAAGACATGGAGTGTGATGGAATGCGTCATCTCGGTGACGGGCCTAGCCGGTGTGCTCGCGTTGAGTGCGGTGATCTGA
- a CDS encoding putative bifunctional diguanylate cyclase/phosphodiesterase — MKWWLFPIFGLLACAGFCVAPAGVVAESMFVAIGAISLVAVIAGICFHRPAALRGWVFIAAGSALWVAGDAAFLVIARAQGAVPIVSFADAIYLVGYPIFAVGLYLLVHQGWRRGDRAHVINSAIVMIAFSLVLWVFVIYPKYGELSKAGGITSVTYCMMDVFMLGFLIHFLGATQWQSMTFRFLTAAVVLLLVSDIASNFVSVGGVADRLVDVGYLAYYVLVGTAAVHPSMGYLTAPIPHNPETTIAASFNFPTVLVVTVAALTPPAVMAVLLVRGEPATTWGWAVTVSATTLVCLVLVRVSELLRLLQRQTLTLRGVAETDLLTGLVNRRGLERWAASTRSLTFLLLDIDRFKEVNDTFGHRVGDDVLRAVADRLVRTVGTRGVVGRISADVFVVAIDAELSVALELADDVHDALRAPVAVRRATLLVEVSIGIARSGTDAGKEDPEQLGQRAYLAMESAKTVQPRTAVYDSTMERDDSDRLVMLSELTTAIVEHQLEVYYQLQVELSSMRAVSVEALLRWNHPTLGLIGPDAFLPIAERTGLIRPLLDFVLDEVTAHRLAWRRDGLDLEVSVNISTRNLLDTTLVNQIRRALDNGMRPDALTLEITETSSMTDPPVAIATLAELRKLGVTLAIDDYGTGYSSLAYLQNLPVQHLKIDKSFVTDMTKAPAHRVIVSSTIDLARTLGLTITAEGVEDLATLLELRSLRCDFAQGYYIGRPAPAADVAASIAKFDAEVKEYAKTL, encoded by the coding sequence GTGAAGTGGTGGCTGTTTCCGATCTTCGGGCTTCTTGCGTGCGCCGGATTCTGCGTCGCTCCCGCCGGCGTCGTGGCCGAGTCGATGTTCGTCGCGATCGGGGCTATCTCGCTGGTGGCGGTGATCGCCGGGATCTGTTTCCACCGCCCAGCAGCACTGCGCGGCTGGGTTTTCATTGCCGCCGGGTCTGCACTGTGGGTCGCAGGCGACGCGGCATTCCTCGTCATCGCGCGTGCGCAGGGTGCCGTCCCGATCGTCTCCTTCGCAGACGCCATCTATCTGGTTGGATACCCGATATTCGCTGTGGGGCTCTATCTCCTGGTCCATCAGGGCTGGCGGCGCGGCGATCGCGCTCACGTCATCAACAGTGCAATCGTCATGATCGCGTTCAGCCTGGTCCTGTGGGTGTTCGTCATCTACCCGAAGTACGGCGAGCTCTCCAAGGCCGGCGGTATCACCAGCGTCACCTATTGCATGATGGATGTCTTCATGCTCGGTTTCCTCATACATTTTCTCGGCGCGACACAGTGGCAGAGCATGACGTTTCGGTTCCTGACTGCAGCCGTCGTCCTACTGCTCGTATCCGACATAGCCTCCAACTTCGTGTCCGTCGGGGGGGTCGCGGACAGACTGGTCGACGTCGGCTACCTCGCCTACTACGTTCTCGTCGGGACCGCCGCCGTTCATCCCTCGATGGGGTACCTGACGGCGCCGATACCGCACAATCCCGAGACCACCATCGCCGCGTCGTTCAACTTTCCGACCGTCCTCGTCGTCACCGTGGCCGCCCTGACACCTCCCGCCGTCATGGCCGTGCTTCTGGTACGCGGCGAACCTGCGACGACATGGGGATGGGCCGTGACAGTGTCCGCGACAACCCTCGTCTGCCTGGTCCTGGTCCGAGTGAGCGAATTACTCCGGTTGCTGCAACGACAGACCCTCACACTGCGCGGTGTCGCTGAAACCGACCTCCTGACCGGCCTGGTGAACCGTCGGGGGTTGGAGAGGTGGGCAGCAAGTACGAGAAGTCTCACGTTCCTCCTGCTCGACATCGATCGCTTCAAAGAAGTCAACGACACCTTCGGTCACCGCGTCGGTGACGACGTCCTCCGTGCCGTGGCGGATCGATTGGTGCGCACGGTCGGTACCCGGGGCGTAGTGGGCCGGATCAGCGCCGACGTGTTCGTCGTGGCGATCGACGCCGAGTTGTCGGTCGCACTGGAGCTCGCAGATGACGTACACGATGCGCTACGCGCGCCGGTCGCCGTCCGGCGCGCAACACTGCTCGTAGAGGTCAGCATCGGCATCGCCCGATCCGGAACCGACGCCGGCAAGGAGGATCCCGAACAACTCGGGCAACGGGCATACCTGGCAATGGAATCGGCCAAGACCGTCCAGCCGCGCACCGCGGTGTACGACAGCACCATGGAACGCGACGACAGTGACCGCCTTGTCATGCTCAGCGAGCTGACCACCGCCATTGTTGAACACCAGCTCGAGGTCTACTACCAGCTTCAAGTCGAACTGTCGTCCATGCGCGCGGTGAGCGTGGAGGCATTGCTGCGGTGGAACCATCCCACGCTCGGACTGATCGGACCCGACGCGTTCCTACCGATCGCCGAGCGGACCGGACTGATTCGTCCTCTTCTCGACTTCGTTCTCGACGAGGTGACAGCGCACCGTCTCGCGTGGCGTCGAGACGGTCTCGATCTGGAGGTGTCGGTCAACATCTCCACCAGAAACCTCTTGGACACCACGCTCGTGAACCAGATACGCCGGGCACTCGACAACGGCATGCGTCCGGACGCGCTCACGCTCGAGATCACCGAGACGTCGTCAATGACCGATCCCCCGGTCGCGATCGCCACTCTGGCCGAACTGCGCAAACTTGGAGTAACGCTTGCAATCGACGACTACGGAACCGGTTACAGCTCGCTGGCCTATCTCCAGAACCTGCCGGTCCAACACCTCAAGATCGACAAGAGTTTCGTGACGGACATGACGAAAGCACCGGCACACCGGGTCATCGTCTCGTCGACGATCGACTTGGCCCGGACCCTCGGGCTCACCATCACTGCCGAGGGAGTGGAAGACCTCGCGACGCTGCTCGAATTGCGATCTCTGCGCTGCGATTTCGCTCAGGGTTACTACATAGGACGGCCGGCCCCAGCAGCCGACGTTGCGGCGTCGATCGCAAAATTCGACGCCGAAGTGAAGGAATACGCGAAGACCCTCTGA
- a CDS encoding DUF2637 domain-containing protein, whose protein sequence is MNKVLRATLVSAVVITTVIGIASFVLSFAALWDLATMAGVPRNLSWLWPVIVDGTILQATISVIALAQFDEQRSGRRFFWAVLVIAALVSIGANAMHAFISQTGTLHPALSATIATVAPVSLLAATHGLGILVRLPSRREAVVAPFTEARREQQPVHPEPSPPEVVHVTGESPKAPESAGRVLAAEPVVADRPALQDRPEYSHSTLAARGDDEAQDPLADVDRWILDEDRSEDLYPVEAP, encoded by the coding sequence ATGAACAAGGTCTTGCGGGCGACGCTCGTCAGTGCGGTCGTCATCACCACGGTCATCGGCATAGCGTCGTTCGTCCTGAGTTTCGCGGCGCTGTGGGATCTCGCGACGATGGCAGGCGTGCCGAGAAATCTTTCCTGGCTGTGGCCGGTCATCGTCGACGGAACCATCCTGCAGGCCACGATCTCGGTCATCGCCCTGGCACAGTTCGACGAGCAACGTAGTGGGCGTCGATTCTTCTGGGCCGTTCTCGTCATAGCCGCCTTGGTCAGTATCGGCGCAAACGCCATGCACGCGTTCATCTCTCAGACGGGTACCCTTCATCCAGCGTTGTCGGCCACGATCGCAACGGTCGCGCCGGTCAGCCTCCTCGCCGCCACACACGGACTGGGAATCTTGGTGCGACTGCCGTCCCGACGCGAGGCGGTGGTGGCACCGTTCACCGAGGCTCGACGCGAACAACAACCTGTGCATCCGGAGCCGAGCCCGCCAGAGGTGGTTCACGTGACCGGAGAATCCCCCAAGGCTCCCGAATCGGCGGGCAGGGTTCTCGCCGCAGAACCTGTAGTCGCGGACAGGCCAGCGCTCCAGGATCGGCCCGAGTACTCGCATTCGACGCTCGCTGCGCGCGGTGACGACGAGGCACAGGACCCGCTCGCCGATGTCGACCGGTGGATTCTCGATGAGGACCGCTCCGAGGACCTGTACCCGGTCGAGGCGCCGTGA